The following proteins are co-located in the Spea bombifrons isolate aSpeBom1 chromosome 3, aSpeBom1.2.pri, whole genome shotgun sequence genome:
- the DPY30 gene encoding protein dpy-30 homolog isoform X2, with translation MEGEQSMESQTQRIVENEKASTEKVSKQKVDLQALPTRAYLDQTVVPILLQGLSVLAKERPPNPIEYLAAYLLKNKTQFEERS, from the exons ATGGAAGGCGAACAGAGTATGGAGAGCCAAACACAG AGAATAGTAGAAAACGAGAAAGCCAGCACAGAAAAAGTGTCCAAACAGAAGGTTGATCTTCAGGCCTTGCCTACCCGAGCATACCTTGACCAGACGGTGGTACCAATACTATTACAGGGCCTGTCTGTCCTTGCAAAGGAAAG GCCTCCTAACCCAATAGAATACCTAGCAGCTTATCTGTTAAAGAACAAGACTCAATTTGAAGAACGAAGTTAA
- the DPY30 gene encoding protein dpy-30 homolog isoform X1, translating to MEGEQSMESQTQVSENPHSEYGLTENVERIVENEKASTEKVSKQKVDLQALPTRAYLDQTVVPILLQGLSVLAKERPPNPIEYLAAYLLKNKTQFEERS from the exons ATGGAAGGCGAACAGAGTATGGAGAGCCAAACACAG gttTCGGAAAATCCTCATTCTGAATATGGTCTCACAGAAAATGTTGAG AGAATAGTAGAAAACGAGAAAGCCAGCACAGAAAAAGTGTCCAAACAGAAGGTTGATCTTCAGGCCTTGCCTACCCGAGCATACCTTGACCAGACGGTGGTACCAATACTATTACAGGGCCTGTCTGTCCTTGCAAAGGAAAG GCCTCCTAACCCAATAGAATACCTAGCAGCTTATCTGTTAAAGAACAAGACTCAATTTGAAGAACGAAGTTAA